The sequence AGATCGACCGCAGCAGGGCCAGGCCGACGACTCCGGACTCGCCCGCCGCCGTGCGCCGTATCCTCTCGCGGCTCGGCAGCCCGGAGGACGTCGTGGCGGGCGCGGGCACGACAGGTGCCGGGGCCGCGCCGCGATCCGACGAGTCCGCCTACAGCCCGGACCCTCCCGCGCCTCGCCCGTCCCGCTTCCGGGGCTTCTCGAAGGACAGCGCCTCGCAGGGCGCCGGGACCCCGGCGGACGGCGGCCCCGACCCGGCCGCGCCCGGCGTGCCGCGCCCGCGCACGGCGTGGACCGGCGGCCTGGAGGACTACGACGACGGTGGATCGGCGAAGAGCCGTGCGGGGAGCGGCGCCGAGTGGTGGCGCACCGAGGCGGGCGGCCCGGAGCCGCACGGCTTCTTCGGCGGCGGCGATCAGGTCGCCGGGTTCGTCGGCGGTATCGAGGCGCCCGAGATGCTCGGCCTGCGGCCCCGGGTCCCCACGCAGCGACCGGGGGACGCGGAGGAGAAGGCGCAGCCCGAGGTGGTGGTCGTGGAGGAGCCCGCCGGGAAGGCCCGGCGGCGCCTGCGGGTGCCGCGTCCCGGCACGTTCAGCAATCCGCTGCTGCTCCTGGCGGCAGCCGCGCTCGTGGTCGGCGCGGTCCTCGGCTCCTGGCTGCCGCTCGCGGCCGGCTGGCTTCTCGCCTGGGCCTCGCGCCGGCTCAGCACGAACGAGTCGAAGGTCGCCGTGATCGGCATCCCCGCGCTCTCGCTGGCCGCCGGTGCGGTCTGGCTGTGGGGACGCGGCGAGGGCCGCTGGGGGGCGCCGCTCGCGCGGGGCGAGTGGAACGCGGCGATCGCCGACACCTGGCCGTCTGTCGTGCGTATCGCGGCGATCTCCTCCGCGCTCTTCCTCGTCTGGCGCTCGCAGCGCACGGCGAAGGCGAAGGGCTGACGAAGAGCCGAGGCGGGATCGCGGGCGCCGTACCGGCGTGTACGGCTGGTGCGCCGCGGCGATGAGCCCTGCCCCCTCACGCCCCGGCCCTCATTCCCGCCGCAGGTCCACCCACGGAATCGTGCTCCCCGGCAGCACGTACCGGTCGATCTCGGTGAAGCGGTGGGCGCGCGCGAACCGCAGCCCGTCCTCGTTCGAGGCGAGGACGCACGTCTCGACGGCCGTGGCGCCGAGCGCGTGGGCCCGGCGCAGGGCGTGCGCGTACAGCTCCGTGCCGTACCCGCGTCGGCGGTGGGCCGGCAGGACGCGCGCGATGACCGTGGCGACGCCGTCCTTCGGCGGGCGCACCGTCGTGGAGCCGACGAGGACGCCTCCGGCGCGGGCGAGGTCCAGGTGGTTCCGTCCCGCCCGCTCCCGTACCTCCGCGAGGCTCAGGGGCTGGACGGGGATGACCGCGTTGTGGACGTGGCGCCAGTCACCGAGGGCGTCGTCACCGTGCGGCTGCTCGATGTGCAGGCCGGGGGGGCTGTTCATCGGTCCATCAGATCATGTGCCTCCGCGCGCCCGCGCCTTCCGCCCCTGCCGCTCAAAGCCTGCTGACCGCGCCGCACTTATCGGAATCCGACAGGGTGCCCACGTCCTCGCCGCGGTCGTACGGGTCCTTCTCGGGGCCGGTCGCCTCGATGTCCTTCCCGGCGGCCCGGTCGGAGTCGAACGTGGGCGCGTAGAGCGGCTTCGCCTTGTCGCAACCGCCGTTCGCCGAGACCGACGTGAACGACACGAGCGAGAACGTGCCCGGTTCGGTGATGATCCTGCTCGGGTCGTCCCAGTTCACGACGAGTTCGCGGCGCACGATCGTGCGGGTCACCTCGCCGCCCCCGGCCCGCTCCAGCGCGTACACGAACGTCACGTCGCTCGTGACCTGGACGGCGCCGTTCTTCCCCGCGCGGTAGTCGAGCCGGCCGCGCGTCTTGATCACCTTCGTCGCGGGCTGGACGAGGGTGGTGTCGAAGCGGCTGAAGAGGTGCAGCGGGTTCTGCTCGCGGGTGGGCGCGCTGAAGGCGGTCTCCAGGAACTCCCGCATGTCCTTCTGGTGCGGGTTGATCAGGGCGATCGCCTCGCGGGGTCGCTCGCCGCGCAGCACGGCGGGGTCCAGGTTCGACGCGGCGAGGAAGTCGACCGTGTCGGCGAGCGCGTCGGCGACCTGTGCCTTGCTCATCCAGCCCGTGGCGCGCGCGCCGGGCACGGTGATGCCGTCGCGGCCGTCCGCCCAGCGCGCCGCCGGGGAGCCGCGGAAGGGATGGGCACCGGTCGGGCCCTTGGCGAGCGGCGTCGCCGGGGCGTTCTCGGGGCGGGCCGTCTCGGCCGGGAGCGCGGAGGTGTCCTCGGTGCCGAACCAGGCCGCGACCCTGCCCGGCCCCACCGCGACCACGAGCACGGCCGCGAGGGCGAGCAGCCCCACCACGTACCACCAGCCCTGACCGCCCCGGCGACGCCGCGCCTCGTGGCTCCCCCAGACGTCGGGAGACGCCTTCTTCCTCCCCATGCCCCCGCCCTCTCTGCCATGGCCCCCCGGGGGCCGCGAGCTGTCGTCGATCATGGCACCCGCCACTGACAACGGTCTCTGCGGCCGTCCGCCGGGCGGGGGGAGGCGCTGGACGGGCGGCGTGCCCGTACCGCCTGAGAGACTGGGACCATGCCCCAGGACATAGCCCCCAGTGACCTTGCGACCAGCCAGGACCTCGCAGCGGACGCCTCCGCCGTGCCGCTCTCCGAGACCACCGACGGCGGTCCGGTCGTCGGGTTCGACCTCGACATGACGCTCGTCGACTCGCGGCGCGGGATCGGCGCGGTCTACCGGGCGCTCGCGGCGGAGACCGGCGCGGACATCGACGTGGACCTCGTGACGAGCCGGCTCGGGCCGCCGCTGGAGCACGAGATGGCGAACTGGTTCCCGCCGGAGCAGGTCGTCGCCATGAGCGACCGCTACCGCGCGCTCTATCCCGAGCACGCGATCGCCGACACGACGGCGATGCCGGGCGCGCGCGAGGCGATCGCGGCGGTACGGGCCGCGGGCGGGCGCGTACTCGTCGTCACCGCGAAGAACCGCGCGCACGCCGCGCTGCACCTCAGCCACCTCGGCCTGGAGCCCGACCTGCTGATCGGCGGGCTGTGGGCGGAGGCGAAGGGGACGGCGCTGCGCGCGCAGGGCGCCTCGGTGTACGTGGGGGACCACATCGGGGACGTGCGCGGGGCCCGTACGGCGGACGCGGTGTCGGTCGCGGTGGCGACGGGGCCGTGCGACGAGGAGGAACTGCGGGCGGCGGGGGCGGACGTGGTCCTCGGGACGCTCGACGCGTTCGCGGGGTGGCTGGGGGAGTACGTGGGCGGGGCGGGTGAGGGCGTTGCGGGCGGTACGGGTGCCGCGGACCGTGCGGGCGGCGCTGCGGTGTGATCGTCGGCTGAGCGCCTGTGGACAACTCGCGTGTCACCGGCACGCGTCTCACTCGGAGGAGTGAGGCGTTGTGCGGGTTTCCCTCCCCACCCCGCCCTACACCCCCGCCGCCTTCCTCCCCGCCATGATCCCCCGCACCACTCCCGCCCCCGCGAGCAGCAGTCCCACCCCCATCAACATGCACACCGCGTACGCGACCGTCGGGAAGGGGTCGGTGTGCAGGAAGAGGGGCGCGAGGGTGACGAGGGTCGCGACGGCGCCGATGGCGAAGACGATTCCGCCGGCGACGACCAGGCGGTCGCCGGGGCCGGGCTCCTGGGCAGGGGTTTTGTCAGGCACCGCACCAGGGTAGTTCCAAGGCCCGGGGAAGAACCCGGGACGTCTCGCCGGGCGGCCCGCCCGAGGGGGCGTCCGACGATCGCGCGCGCCCCGGGGCACTGCCCGGCGCAGTACCCGGCGGACCGCACGGAATCGCCGGACACCCCCTAGCCTGGACGGCGGCGGGTCCCGATGGCCCGCTGCTGTGCTCTCCAGGCCACGCAGAGCCGCTGACGGGCCCTCGGGCCGTGCCGGCGGGCCGTCGTGGTGCCCGGGGTCCGCCCCGCGCACCACCTGCGGCTCCCGCCGGTCCCTGTCCGGGGCGCGCGGGGTCACGGTGGCGGGCGAGGGCGGAGACAGGGGCGGCTCCCGCTGTGGTGGGCCGCCGTGGACGAGCGAGGACGAGGACGAGCAGGTGCCTACCGGCAAGGTCAAGTGGTTCAACAGCGAGAAGGGCTTCGGCTTCCTCTCCCGCGACGACGGCGGTGACGTCTTCGTCCATTCCTCGGCGTTGCCACAGGACGTGGAGACGCTCAAGCCGGGCCAGCGCGTCGAGTTCGGTGTCGTGGCGGGCCAGCGGGGCGATCAGGCGCTCACGGTGACGGTCCTCGACCCGACCCCCTCCGTCGCGGCGGCCCAGCGCCGCAAACCCGATGAGCTGGCCTCGATCGTCCAGGACCTGACGACCCTCCTGGAAGGCGTCGCCCAGCAGCTCGAACGGGGCCGCTACCCCGACCGCGCGAGCGGCGCCAAGACCGCCAACCTCCTCCGAGCGGTCGCCGACCAGCTCGACGTCTGACCGGGTCCCTCGCGGAGGCGGTACGGCACCGGGGCGCCCCCCTACACGTGCCGCCTCGGCGGGCCCGCTGCAGGACAGCGGGCAGGCTCGGCGCCCCGCCCCGGAACAGCGGGCCCAACACCCTGCCCCCGCGCGGCAAGCTCAGCACCCCGCTCCAGGCCCGGCGCCCACCCCGCGAGCGCGGAACGGCACGCACCGCACAGACCCGCGCCCCCGGACCGCCGACCGCCTCGCCCTCACCCGAAGCGGGCCGACCGCCCCGTCCGTCACCCGAAGCCGGCCAACCGCCCCTCCTTCACCGAGGTCCCCCCGAGGTCCCCCAAGTCACCCGAAGTCCAGCGACTCCCCCGCCACCCCCGGCACCAGCCCCTGTTCCGCCGCGCGCCCGAGCAGTCCCCGTACCGCTCCGTACCCGTCCTCGCCCAAGTCCTCCGTGAACTCGTTGACGTAGAGCCCGATGTGCTGCTCCGCCACCGCCGGGTCCATCTCCTGCGCGTGCGCGGCGACGTACGGGCGGGACGCCTCCGGGTCGGCCCAGGCCATGCGGACCGAGGTGCGGATCGTGTCGGCCAGTGCGCGCAGGCGCTCGGTGCCGAGGGAGCGCTTCGCGACGATCGCGCCGAGCGGGATCGGCAGGCCCGTCGTGGACTCCCAGTGCTCGCCCATGTCGGCGGCCTTGTGGAGCCCGTAGTTCTGGTACGTGAAGCGGGCCTCGTGGATCACGAGCCCGGCGTCGACGCGGCCGTCCCGCACCGCCGGCATGATCTGGTCGAAGGGCAGGACGACGATCTCGCCGACCCCGCCGGGCACCGTGTCCGCCGCCCACAGCCGGAAGAGCAGGTACGCCGTCGAGCGCTCGCTCGGCACCGCGACCTTCGCGCCGCTCAGGTCCTGCCCCGCCTCGCGCGTCAGCACGAGCGGCCCGCAGCCGCGACCGAGGGCCCCGCCGCAGGGCAGCAGCGTGTACTCGTCGAGGATCCACGGCAGCACCGCGTACGAGACCTTCAGGACCTCCGGCGAGGCGTCTCCGCCGCGCTCCGCGATCCCGTTCGTGATGTCGATGTCCGCGAACGTCACCTCGGGCGCGGCGGCGCCGGGCACCCGGCCGTGCGCCCACGCGTCGAAGACGAAGGTGTCGTTGGGGCACGGCGAGAACGCGATGCGCAGCGTCTCCGGCAGTCCACCGCCCGGCGCCGTCCCGTCCGCGCCCGTGCCCGTCTCCGTCACCGTCATCCCGCCGCCTCCTGCTCGTCCGCCCCCGTCACGTACCCCTTCATGGTGCACCCACCGGGCGGCGCGCGAGGCGGCGGGCGTCCCTCATACGTACCGCCGTGCCTCCTGGAGCACCGGCGCCAGCGCCGCGAAGGCCGAGGTCAGGACCGCGAGCGCCTCCGGGATGCGCCACGCCTCGCGGTCGCGCGGGCCGACCGGGTTCGAGACCGCGCGCAGTTCGAGCGCCGGGATGCCGTACCCGTACGCGGCCTCGGCGACCGCGAAGCCCTCCATGCCCTCGCTCGCCGCGCGCGGGCGCAGTCCCCGCAGTTCCGCCGCGCGCTCCGCCGTCCCGGTCACGGTCGAGACGGTCAGCGCCTCGCCCACCACGACGGGCGGCAGTTCGGGCGCGCCCTCGGCGTCCGCCGCGTCGTCCGGGCTCAGCGCGCGCGTCACGTCGCGGAGCAGCGCCGCGGGCGGCAGGTGCACGGCGCGCCCGAAGCCGAGGTCCGTGACGGGCACGAAGCCCTCCGCCGTCTGCGCCCCGAGGTCGGCCGCGACCATCGCCTCGGCGACCACGAGCGTCCCGAGCGGCGCGAGCGGAGCGAAACCGCCGCCGATGCCCGCCGACAGCACGAGGTCGTAGGGGCGCTCGTCGAGCGCCGCCACCGCGAGTGCCGCCGCCGTGCCCGCCGCGGCTGCCGCGGGGCCCGCGCCCGTCGCGAGGAGGTGCACGGCCTGCGCCGCGCCCGGTGCCTCGGCGCCGCGCTCGGGGAGCGGCGGCGCGACGGGCAGCGGGCCCGCGAGCAGCGGGTCGAAGAAGAGGTGATCGCTCGGCAGCGGATCGGGTACGGCGAGCAGTTCGAGACCGCCGGGCAGCGTGCGCGGCACCGGTCGGCCCGGGAACGCGCGCGCCACCGCGTCCCGTTCGGCGGGGACCGCGGTGGCGATGAGTACGCGCATGGGGAGGCTCAGTCGTCCTTCGTCGTCACGTGGCTCAGTCGTCCTTCTTCACCTTGAACGTCCACAGGCCGTACGCCTTCTTGCCGTCGCCCTCGACGATCGTGACGGTGCCGGTCGAGGACTGGCCGCCGTACTGCTCGTTGAAGAACACGTTGCCCGGGATGGTCGTGTAGGTCTTCTTGCTGCTCTCGGTGATCTGCTGACCGTTGAGCAGGAAGGTCCAGCCCTTGTCGGCCACGGCCGGGTCGACGCCGAAGCGGACCGTCGCGTCCGGGTCCACCTTCACCGTCTTGGCGTCGCTCGTGTCCTTGAGGCACTTCTGGAGCGCCGAGGTGTCGAGGGCGTGCCCGTCGTCGTAGCAGGTGGCCTCCGAGTTCACCGAGGTCGTACCGATCGTCACGGTGGCCAGCGGGGTCGGCTTGTCGCAGGCCGACAGGGCGAGGAGACCGGCGGACACGGCGCCGATGGCGGCCACGGCGCGGCGGCGGTTGGCCGGGAAACGCGGGGAGGTCATGGGGGGCAGGCTATATGGCTCCCGCCGTGCGCACCCGCGCGGGGGTACGGCGTGCCGTGCGCGCCGACGCGCCGTCAGGGGACCGCGAAAGCCCTGGCGGTACGGGGTGGAGCGGGCCCCGCGCGCGGAGGTCGCCGTACGCCTCGTACCGAACCCGTACAGATCACCCGCCTGCCGGGCGGCACACGCGCGGCCCGTCCGCGGACGGGGCACAGGCTCACGGGCAACGGCATCCGCGAAGCCCGGCCCTCCGCGAGGCCGCGGCCCTCCGCGAGCCCGGATCGTCCAGGGCCCCGGCGCCTTCACACGACCCGCGCGCCCCCGTGCCTGCTCCGGCCGGAGCGCAGCAGGCCCCGCAGCGTGCCCAGCCAGCCCGTCGCGACGATCGCCGCGGCGACGGCGAGGCCCAGTACGCCGTTCAGCGGCAGCGCGATGCCGATCGCGCCGCCGAGCACCCACGCCATCTGCAGCATCGTCTCCGAGCGCGCGAACGCGGACGTACGGACCTGCTCGGGCACCTCCCGCTGGATGAGCGCGTCCAGCGAGAGCTTCGCGAGCGCCTGCGCGAAGCCCGCGCACGCCGTGAGCAGCGCCACCGAGAACTGGCCGAACAGGCACGCCGCCGCGACCGCGACGCCGAGCACCCCGCCCACGACCGTCACGATGATCAGCTCGGGCGTACGCGTGCGCAGCCACGCCCCGACCGCCGTGCCGAGCGCGTTCCCCGCCCCGGCCGCGACGCCGACCATCCCCAGCGAGACCGCCGCGCTCCGTCCGCCGAGCGGCTGATCGCGGAGCAGGAAGGCGAGGAAGAAGATCAGGAAGCCCGAGAGGCCGCGCAGCGCGGCGTTCGCGCCGAGGGCGAGGAGCACGGTCGAGCCGACGGCCCGCAGCCCCTTCACCCGCCCGGCCCCACTTCCCGGGGCACCCCGCGCGGCCTCGTACCGCACCTCCCCCGCGCCCTCGTCCTTCTCCAGCCGCACCGGCACGCCGGGCTCCAGCCGCAGCGGCTCGTCCGGGACCAGTCGCGCCCTGCGCTCCCCCTTCGCCGAGTCCACCTTCGGCGGCAGCCGGAACGACAGGAACGCGCCGAGCACGAACAGCGCACACGCCCCGTACAGCGGCCACCGCGGCCCGAGCAGTTGCAGACCGGCGCCCACGGGGGCCGCCGCGCCCGTCGCGAGCAGCCCGCCGAGGGTGACCCGCGAGTTCGCCTTGACCAGCGAGAACCGCGGCGGCAGCAGCCTCGGCACGACCGCGCTGCGCACCACCCCGTACGCCTTCGAGGCGACCAGCACCCCGAGCGCCGCCGGGTACAGCTCCAGGCTCCCGCTCACCACCGCGTGCGACAGGACGAGCGCGAGGACGGCGCGCGCGAGCATCGAGGTCGCCATCGCGGCGCGCCGCCCGTGCGGCAGCCGGTCCAGGAGCGGGCCGATCACCGGGGCGAGGACCGTGAAGGGCGCCATCGTGATCGCCAGGTAGAGCGCGACGCGCCCGCGGGCCTCGTCCGTCGGGACGGCGAAGAACACCGTCGAGGCGAGCGAGACCGTGATCATCACGTCGCCCGCGCCGTTGACCCCGTGCAGTTCGATGAGCTTGCCGAGCCCCGACTCGCCCGCGCCGTGCGCGTGCGTCACGCGCCGCACGAGGCGGCCCGTCGAGGCGAAGGGCGCCGCGGCGACCCGTCCGGCGGCACGCGTCCGCCGGAGCCGGGGACCCCCGCGCTCCGTACGCTGCTCACCCGACGACGTGGAAGCGGTCACGTCGTCATCCTGCCCCGAAGTGCGCCGCCTAGTGCGTCTCCTGTGCGGGAAGGAGACGTACGAGCGAGCCCGGGACGCCCTGTACGACCCGTACGGCGGCGGGTCGCCGGGCGTGTGCGGGGAGTGGCGGAGGGGGCGCGAACGGGGGAGTGGGGGACGTCCGTGTGGGCCCCGGGGCGCGGAGAGGGTAGCGTGCACAGCGCGCCCACGGCGGTTACTCCTGGCCGCGCGCCCTTTCGCGATCCTTCAGAATGGATGGCGGAGGCGCACCCGGGACCCGAACCGACCGGGTACGGACGTCGACGCGGTCCCCTGGTCCGCTCCGTCCGCACCCCCGACCGTGTCCGGGCCCCGCCGGAGCGGGCGCACTCGTGAGACGGCGTAGGAGAGAAGCGATACCTGTGAGCGCAGCGACAACGCGAAGCCGCACCCCTGACCGCCTGTGTGTCGAGGCGGTCGACCTGGCGCGCGCCGCGGCGGAGGAGACCGCCGCGCCGGGTGTCGTCGGCGCGTACGTCGGCGCCGTCGCCGAGGGCGAGCGGGTCGTCACCCACTACTTCGCCTGCGAGGACCTCGGCTACCGGGGCTGGCGCTGGGCCGTGACGGTGGCCCGCGCCTCGCGCGCCAAGGTCGTCACGCTCGACGAGACGGTGCTCCTGCCGGGCCCCGAGTCGGTCCTCGCGCCCGAGTGGCTGCCGTGGAGCGAGCGCCTGCGGCCGGGCGACATGGGTCCGGGCGACCTCCTGCCGACCGAGGCCGGGGACCCGCGCCTGGAGCCGGGCCTGTACGACGGCGACGACGACACCCCGCCGCCGGACTCCGCCCTGAGCCCCGAGCTGGCCGAGCGCGCCGACGCCGAGGACGCCCAGGTCACCGACGGCCCGCCCGCCGACCTGCCCGCCGCGCCCTCGCGCGGCTCGATCGCCGAGGTCGGCCGCGAGCTGGGCCTCGGCCGCCCCCGCGTCCTCTCCCGCTACGGCCTGGAGACGGCCGCCGAGCGCTGGGAGGAGCAGTACGGTCCGGGCACCCAGATGGCCCAGGCGGCCCCCGCCCCCTGCCACACGTGCGCCTTCCTGATCCCGCTCGCGGGCTCCCTGCGCCAGTCCTTCGGCCTGTGCGCCAA comes from Streptomyces sp. Tu6071 and encodes:
- a CDS encoding 1,4-dihydroxy-6-naphthoate synthase: MTVTETGTGADGTAPGGGLPETLRIAFSPCPNDTFVFDAWAHGRVPGAAAPEVTFADIDITNGIAERGGDASPEVLKVSYAVLPWILDEYTLLPCGGALGRGCGPLVLTREAGQDLSGAKVAVPSERSTAYLLFRLWAADTVPGGVGEIVVLPFDQIMPAVRDGRVDAGLVIHEARFTYQNYGLHKAADMGEHWESTTGLPIPLGAIVAKRSLGTERLRALADTIRTSVRMAWADPEASRPYVAAHAQEMDPAVAEQHIGLYVNEFTEDLGEDGYGAVRGLLGRAAEQGLVPGVAGESLDFG
- a CDS encoding futalosine hydrolase — its product is MRVLIATAVPAERDAVARAFPGRPVPRTLPGGLELLAVPDPLPSDHLFFDPLLAGPLPVAPPLPERGAEAPGAAQAVHLLATGAGPAAAAAGTAAALAVAALDERPYDLVLSAGIGGGFAPLAPLGTLVVAEAMVAADLGAQTAEGFVPVTDLGFGRAVHLPPAALLRDVTRALSPDDAADAEGAPELPPVVVGEALTVSTVTGTAERAAELRGLRPRAASEGMEGFAVAEAAYGYGIPALELRAVSNPVGPRDREAWRIPEALAVLTSAFAALAPVLQEARRYV
- a CDS encoding HAAS signaling domain-containing protein, producing the protein MGIETDQLVFDYLSRVGDLAQQQQLPAGERMRLVAGLRGEIDRSRARPTTPDSPAAVRRILSRLGSPEDVVAGAGTTGAGAAPRSDESAYSPDPPAPRPSRFRGFSKDSASQGAGTPADGGPDPAAPGVPRPRTAWTGGLEDYDDGGSAKSRAGSGAEWWRTEAGGPEPHGFFGGGDQVAGFVGGIEAPEMLGLRPRVPTQRPGDAEEKAQPEVVVVEEPAGKARRRLRVPRPGTFSNPLLLLAAAALVVGAVLGSWLPLAAGWLLAWASRRLSTNESKVAVIGIPALSLAAGAVWLWGRGEGRWGAPLARGEWNAAIADTWPSVVRIAAISSALFLVWRSQRTAKAKG
- a CDS encoding HAD family hydrolase — protein: MPQDIAPSDLATSQDLAADASAVPLSETTDGGPVVGFDLDMTLVDSRRGIGAVYRALAAETGADIDVDLVTSRLGPPLEHEMANWFPPEQVVAMSDRYRALYPEHAIADTTAMPGAREAIAAVRAAGGRVLVVTAKNRAHAALHLSHLGLEPDLLIGGLWAEAKGTALRAQGASVYVGDHIGDVRGARTADAVSVAVATGPCDEEELRAAGADVVLGTLDAFAGWLGEYVGGAGEGVAGGTGAADRAGGAAV
- a CDS encoding GNAT family N-acetyltransferase; this encodes MNSPPGLHIEQPHGDDALGDWRHVHNAVIPVQPLSLAEVRERAGRNHLDLARAGGVLVGSTTVRPPKDGVATVIARVLPAHRRRGYGTELYAHALRRAHALGATAVETCVLASNEDGLRFARAHRFTEIDRYVLPGSTIPWVDLRRE
- a CDS encoding MFS transporter, translated to MTASTSSGEQRTERGGPRLRRTRAAGRVAAAPFASTGRLVRRVTHAHGAGESGLGKLIELHGVNGAGDVMITVSLASTVFFAVPTDEARGRVALYLAITMAPFTVLAPVIGPLLDRLPHGRRAAMATSMLARAVLALVLSHAVVSGSLELYPAALGVLVASKAYGVVRSAVVPRLLPPRFSLVKANSRVTLGGLLATGAAAPVGAGLQLLGPRWPLYGACALFVLGAFLSFRLPPKVDSAKGERRARLVPDEPLRLEPGVPVRLEKDEGAGEVRYEAARGAPGSGAGRVKGLRAVGSTVLLALGANAALRGLSGFLIFFLAFLLRDQPLGGRSAAVSLGMVGVAAGAGNALGTAVGAWLRTRTPELIIVTVVGGVLGVAVAAACLFGQFSVALLTACAGFAQALAKLSLDALIQREVPEQVRTSAFARSETMLQMAWVLGGAIGIALPLNGVLGLAVAAAIVATGWLGTLRGLLRSGRSRHGGARVV
- a CDS encoding DUF3027 domain-containing protein, whose amino-acid sequence is MSAATTRSRTPDRLCVEAVDLARAAAEETAAPGVVGAYVGAVAEGERVVTHYFACEDLGYRGWRWAVTVARASRAKVVTLDETVLLPGPESVLAPEWLPWSERLRPGDMGPGDLLPTEAGDPRLEPGLYDGDDDTPPPDSALSPELAERADAEDAQVTDGPPADLPAAPSRGSIAEVGRELGLGRPRVLSRYGLETAAERWEEQYGPGTQMAQAAPAPCHTCAFLIPLAGSLRQSFGLCANEFGPADGHVVSLSYGCGGHSEAAIMPKTPEAPPLRLDEVAEPLVE
- a CDS encoding cold-shock protein; this translates as MPTGKVKWFNSEKGFGFLSRDDGGDVFVHSSALPQDVETLKPGQRVEFGVVAGQRGDQALTVTVLDPTPSVAAAQRRKPDELASIVQDLTTLLEGVAQQLERGRYPDRASGAKTANLLRAVADQLDV